The genomic DNA GATCCAACGCTGCCGTGTAGGGCATGCCCCCGGCCAGGCTCACGACCTCCGGCCGGGACGCGACCGCGAACAGCGCCCGGATCTCGGAGGCGGACAGTCCACGGGTGCGCTCCGCGTACCGCCGCAGGTACGGGTCGCTGTCGAGTCGCACGGACCTCCCGTCCACTCGTAGCATCGAGGAGCCTACAGCTAGCCTCTGTTGCCCCGTTGCCGGGAGGTCCAGGTGCCCGTCGAGCCGCGCAGCGAGATGCTCAGCACCGGACCTCCGGCGGTCGAGACCGGTGACGAACCGCCGCTGCGCCGCTACGTCGCTCCAGGCGGCTGGCGTCGGGCCATCACGGGGTTCGTTCTCGGCGCGGCGGTCGGGGCGCTGATCGGCCTGGTGTTGCCCCGCGACGAAGGCCCCCGCCGCACGGTCGAGCCCGACGAGTGGCCGACTCCCGTCGAGATCTGATGGGCCGTCGGGTCGTTGAGCTCACCGCCGAGGAGCTGGACCTGCTCCCCGAGCGCTGCCAGCACTGCCTGTTCTGGGAGCTCGGCACCGCCCGGCCGATCGAACGGCTGGGTTCGACCCACGATCACCACGACGAGCTGGCCGCCGATCCGCTGACCCAGAAGTGCGCGTGGTGGCGGGGGATGGAGTTGGAATGGGGATCTCCGGGCCGGTTCGTCCGCGTCGACGGGGAGGGTGTCGGGTGGTGCCTGCTCGGCGATCCCGGGGCGTTCGCCTCACGCCGCCGCCCCGTCCCGCCGCCCTCGTCCGACGCCCTGTTGCTGGCGACGATCTGGGTCGAGCCGCCGTTCCGTGGTGCCGGCGTGGGACGCTTGCTGCTGCATGCGGCAGTGAAGGAGGCGATCCGGCGCGAGCGCCGGGGCGTCGAGGCGTACGGTGACCGCAAACACCGCGACGCCGCCTGCGTGGCGCCGTGCACATGGTTGCTGCACGAGGGCTTCGTGGTGCATCGCGAGCATCCTCGTTACCCGCTGCTCCGCCTCGATGTCCGGTCGGTGGCGCGCTGGACCGAGACGTTCGAGCACGCGGTGGAACAGGCCCGGTCCCGGCTGGCCCGCCGCGAGCTGGCCCCGGCGCCGCACCGCCCGTCGGTCGGTCGCGGGTAGGCGGGTCGCGGAGCGCTGGTCGGTCACGTGGCCGCGCCAACGCCGGGTCGCGGTCACCCCGCGGCGGCCAACGCCCGTTCGTCGGTCAGGAAGGTCGTGACCGCCTCGGTGAGCGCTTCGGCGATGCCGTCCTGGAAGCGCGATTGCTGCAGGCGCCGTCCTTCCTGCGGATGGGTGAGGAACCCCGGCTCGACGATCACGGCAGGAGCTCGCGACTCGCGCAGCAGCGCTGACGCCGACGGATGGCAGCGGCAGTGCAGGCTCCCGATCTGCTCGACGATCGCGCCGACCGCCAGCTCCGCCAGTTCCCGGCCGGCTTCCGACTCGAACTCGCCGTCGCCGAAGTAGTACGCGGCGGTGCCGTGAGCGGCGTGCGAGTCCGCGCCGTTGAGGTGGATCGACAGGATCAGGTCGACCTGCTCGTCGTTGGCCAGGCGAGCACGCTCGGACTTCGACGGGGTCGTCTGCGGGCCCCGTGACAGGGTCACGTTCACCCCGCGGGCCAGCAGGCGCCCCGCGAGCCGGTTGGCGATCTGCCAGCTGATGTGGTGCTCACGGACCCCACCGGGCCCGTCGAATCCGGGCTCGTCGGGACCGTGCCCGGGGTCGACCAGGATCCGCGCCCCGGCCAGCGACGGGCGGCGGGGCGCCCGCCGCAGCGCCTCGCGCTCCCGGACGGTCGCTGCGGCAGCGGACTGGTGCTGGCGGTGGAGGCGTCGGACCGCTTCGATGACCTCGCGACCGGCGATGCCGTCGACGCGGAGTCCCGCGTTGAGCTCGAAGTCGCGGACCGCCTCGGCGGTCTGCGGACCGAACACCCCGTCCTCGTACCCGGCGTCGAAACCCAACCGGTTCAGCCGCCGCTGCAGCTCCTTGACGTCGTCCCCGCGCAGCATCGGGTCGGTCAGGTACAGACGGCGGTCGCCGAGGCTCCGTCCGGCCTCGACCAGCGCCCGCCAGGTGTCGGGACCAACCAGCCCGTCGGCGGTCAGGCCGCGCTGCTGCTGGAACGCGCGCACCGCCGCCTCGGTGACTGAGCCGAACTCGGCTGGTTCGTCGTCGCTGCACGAGTGGCCGAGGTCCGCCAGGCGCAGCTGGATGTCGCGCACCGCCGGGCCGGCGGCGTGGCGTCCGATCGATTCCATCCTGCGCAGCCTACGGTCACTGCGATCGCGTCAGCGATGCCGACCGTCCAACGTGGCGACGAACGGTGGGGGGCGGGCGCCGCCACGGTCAGGCGATGAACTCCTGCAGCTCTGCGAGGAGCGCCTGCTTGGACTTGGCTCCCACCAGGCGCTTGGCGATCTCGCCGTCCTGGAACACGATCAGCGTCGGGATCGACATCACGCCGTACTGACGGGCGACCTGTGGGTTTTCGTCGACATTGAGCTTGACCACCTTCAGGCTGCCGTTGTGCTCCGTGCCGATCTCGTCCACGATCGGTGCGATGATCCGGCAGGGGCCGCACCACTCGGCCCAGAAGTCGACCAGCACCGGCCGGTCGGCCTCGAGGACCTCCGCCGTCCACTCAGCGGTGGTCACCGCCGTCGTCGCCATGCGTTCGCTCCTTGTCGTCTGCGCCAGTCAACACGACCGGCCACGGGGCCATTCCGACCCCGACGCGGTTCACTCGAGCGCGGCCAGGTACCGCTCGGCGTCGATCGCGGCGCGGCACCCGGTGCCGGCGGCGGTCACCGCCTGTCGGTAGACGGTGTCCACCGCGTCGCCGCAGGCGAACACCCCCGAGACGCTGGTGGCGGTGCTCGGTTCGTCGACGAGGAGGTAACCGCCGGGGTCCATGTCGAGCTGACCCTCGAACAGCGAGGTGTTGGGGATGTGACCGATGGCGAGGAACACGCCTTGGCAGCCGAACTCGTGCTGGTCACCGGTCCTGGTGTCCTCGAGCCGCACTCCGGACACGGCGCCGTCGCCGAGGATCTCCTGCACCGTGGTGCTCCAGAGGAAATCGACGCGGTCGTTCTTGAACGCGCGTTCGGCCATCACCTTGGAGGCGCGCAGCTGGCCACGACGGTGGATCACCGTGACCCTCTCGGCGAACTTCGCCAGGAACGTGGCTTCCTCCATGGCGGAGTCGCCACCTCCCACCACGACCACGTGCTGGTCGCGGAAGAAGAACCCGTCACACGTCGCGCAGGCCGACACACCTGCTCCCCACAGCCGGTCCTCGCCGGGGACGGACAGCCGTTTGGGGCGCGCGCCGGTCGCGATGATCAAGGCGCGGGTGAAGAACTCCCCGTCGTTGACGACGACGCGAAACGGCCGCCGTGACAGGTCGACCTCAGCGGCGTCGTCGGTGAGGTAGCTGGCGCCGAACCGCTCCGCCTGGGCACGCATGTCTTGGACGAGCTTCGGACCGTCGATCCCCTGCGGGAAGCCCGGGTAGTTCTCGACGTCTGTGGTCAACGTCAGCTGCCCGCCGGTGGGGCCTCCCGCCTGCACGCCTTCGATCACCAGCGGCTTGAGGTTGCCGCGGGCGGCGTACAGCGCCGCCGTCAACCCGGCGGGGCCACCTCCGACGATGATGACGTCCCGGACCTGGGACCGGATCTGGGACCGGACCTGGGACCGGGCCTGGGAGACGTCACGAGATCCGTCGGCCGCCATCCGATGCCCTCCTCCCAGACCCCGTTCGCTGCAGCGTAACGGGTCGCTCCGACCCGGCATTCCCCTCACGACCCGGTGCCGGACAGCCCGAGATCGACGACGACGTCCACCGGTACGCTGCGCCGTCTGCTGCCAGCGACATCCCGCGTCCTTGAGCCCGCCGTGCCCACCACCACCTGCACCCGCCATCCGGGCGAGGAGACCCGCCTGGCCTGCTCGGCGTGCGGTGATCCGGTCTGCCACCGCTGCGTCGTCGCCACCCCCGTCGGGCAGAAGTGCCCACGGTGTGCCCGGCAGGCTCACGGCGCCCGCGCACGCGGCAAACCGCGCCAGCTGGTCAAGGCCGGTGCCGCCGGGATCGCAGCCGCGGCCGCCGGAGGGGTGCTCCTGGCGATCTTCATCCGGGGCACGCGCGGTTGGTTCACGCTGATCGCCAGCGGCTTCCTGGGCTACGGGATCGCACGGCTGGTCGACCGGGCCGGGGAGCGCAACCGGGCCACCGCCTTCCGGGTGGGGGCGATCGCGTTCGCGGTGGTGTCGGTCGAGGTGGCGTGGTTGCTGTTGGGCCGGGCGCTGCCCGGCGGGCTCCACGTCCTGACCTACCTGGCTGCGGCGTACGGCGCCTGGGTGGTGTACCGCTAGCTGGCTCAGCCGGCGCGGTCGTACTGGCTGAAGCTCAACACCTGGCAGTCGGAGCGGGCGACGGCCCACGCCTCGACCCGGCGGTACGTCGCGGCGTTGGGATCCTCGGCGGCGAACGCGTAGACGATCGCCGGTTCGCCGCGGTAGCGGGCCACCTCGATGTAGACCGGGACGACCGGGGTGCGGGCCGACTGGAGGATCTCGGGCAGGCAGCGGCGGACGTCGTCGGCTGCGGCGCCCACGCGTT from Actinomycetota bacterium includes the following:
- the trxB gene encoding thioredoxin-disulfide reductase — encoded protein: MPGRSDPLRCSERGLGGGHRMAADGSRDVSQARSQVRSQIRSQVRDVIIVGGGPAGLTAALYAARGNLKPLVIEGVQAGGPTGGQLTLTTDVENYPGFPQGIDGPKLVQDMRAQAERFGASYLTDDAAEVDLSRRPFRVVVNDGEFFTRALIIATGARPKRLSVPGEDRLWGAGVSACATCDGFFFRDQHVVVVGGGDSAMEEATFLAKFAERVTVIHRRGQLRASKVMAERAFKNDRVDFLWSTTVQEILGDGAVSGVRLEDTRTGDQHEFGCQGVFLAIGHIPNTSLFEGQLDMDPGGYLLVDEPSTATSVSGVFACGDAVDTVYRQAVTAAGTGCRAAIDAERYLAALE
- a CDS encoding GNAT family N-acetyltransferase; its protein translation is MGRRVVELTAEELDLLPERCQHCLFWELGTARPIERLGSTHDHHDELAADPLTQKCAWWRGMELEWGSPGRFVRVDGEGVGWCLLGDPGAFASRRRPVPPPSSDALLLATIWVEPPFRGAGVGRLLLHAAVKEAIRRERRGVEAYGDRKHRDAACVAPCTWLLHEGFVVHREHPRYPLLRLDVRSVARWTETFEHAVEQARSRLARRELAPAPHRPSVGRG
- a CDS encoding peptidoglycan-binding protein translates to MESIGRHAAGPAVRDIQLRLADLGHSCSDDEPAEFGSVTEAAVRAFQQQRGLTADGLVGPDTWRALVEAGRSLGDRRLYLTDPMLRGDDVKELQRRLNRLGFDAGYEDGVFGPQTAEAVRDFELNAGLRVDGIAGREVIEAVRRLHRQHQSAAAATVREREALRRAPRRPSLAGARILVDPGHGPDEPGFDGPGGVREHHISWQIANRLAGRLLARGVNVTLSRGPQTTPSKSERARLANDEQVDLILSIHLNGADSHAAHGTAAYYFGDGEFESEAGRELAELAVGAIVEQIGSLHCRCHPSASALLRESRAPAVIVEPGFLTHPQEGRRLQQSRFQDGIAEALTEAVTTFLTDERALAAAG
- the trxA gene encoding thioredoxin; the protein is MATTAVTTAEWTAEVLEADRPVLVDFWAEWCGPCRIIAPIVDEIGTEHNGSLKVVKLNVDENPQVARQYGVMSIPTLIVFQDGEIAKRLVGAKSKQALLAELQEFIA